A genome region from Arachis duranensis cultivar V14167 chromosome 8, aradu.V14167.gnm2.J7QH, whole genome shotgun sequence includes the following:
- the LOC107463177 gene encoding acyl-protein thioesterase 1, producing MSYNSTSMSSGGGNGAGRRNFEFGRTHVVRPKGRHQATIVWLHGLGDNGSSWSQIFETLPLPNIKWICPTAPTRPLALFGGFPYSAWFDVGEISENAADDLEGLDASAAHVANLLSTEPPNIKLGIGGFSMGAATALHSAVCHVSGRYANGNIYPINLSAIVSLSGWLPCSSALRNRIEGSRDGIRRAASLPLFLCHGRGDDVVAYELGEKSAGALSAAGFRNLIFRSYNGLGHYTVPEETDEVCSWLTANLGLEGFRFN from the exons ATGAGCTACAACAGCACCTCAATGAGTTCTG GTGGTGGAAATGGAGCTGGTAGAAGGAATTTCGAGTTCGGAAGGACTCATGTAGTTAGGCCTAAAGGGAGGCACCAAGCAACTATAGTTTGGCTACATGGCCTCGGTGATAATGGCTCGAG CTGGTCCCAAATATTtgaaactcttcctcttccaaAT ATTAAATGGATTTGCCCGACTGCTCCTACGCGACCTCTAGCCCTGTTCGGTGGATTTCCTTACAGTGCTT GGTTCGATGTTGGGGAGATTTCGGAAAATGCTGCAGATGATTTGGAGGGATTAGATGCTTCTGCTGCACATGTTGCCAACCTTCTGTCGACCGAGCCTCCAAATA TCAAACTCGGTATCGGGGGCTTCAGTATGGGTGCTGCAACTGCACTTCATTCAGCTGTCTGCCATGTTTCGGGGCGCTACGCCAACGGAAACATTTACCCTATCAACTTAAGTGCAATTGTTTCATTAAGTGGCTGGCTTCCTTGCTCAAG TGCCTTGAGAAATCGGATTGAAGGATCACGCGATGGCATAAGGCGTGCAGCGTCGCTGCCCTTGTTtctctgccatggcagag GGGACGATGTGGTTGCATATGAACTCGGAGAGAAATCCGCAGGGGCCTTAAGTGCGGCCGGATTCCGGAATCTTATATTTAGGAGCTATAATGG GTTGGGTCACTATACAGTTCCTGAAGAGACTGATGAAGTTTGTAGCTGGCTAACTGCAAATTTGGGACTTGAGGGGTTTAGGTTCAACTAG
- the LOC107463297 gene encoding pantoate--beta-alanine ligase — MAPKEPLVISNKDEMRKWSRAMRCQGKVIGLVPTMGYLHEGHLTLVREAHKHANVIAVSIYVNPGQFSPNEDLSTYPSDFDGDIRKLMSVPGGVDVVFHPHNLYDYGNDKRNSNVAIESDKTVSCVDQGGFGHETWVRVENLQKGLCGNSRPIFFRGVATIVTKLFNIVEPDVAVFGKKDYQQWRIIQRMVRDLDFSIKIVGSEITREDDGLAMSSRNVRLSMKDRQNALSINKSLLKAKSAAADGQVHSEKLRNLVIQCITEAGGQIDYVEIVDQENLEKVEFINGPVVLCVAAWFGKVRLIDNMEINLKMDVRK; from the exons ATGGCACCCAAAGAGCCACTGGTGATCTCTAACAAGGACGAGATGAGGAAATGGTCAAGGGCCATGAGATGCCAGGGCAAGGTCATCGGACTTGTGCCTACCATGGGCTACCTTCATGAGGGCCACCTTACTCTTGTCAGAGAAGCTCACAAGCATGCCAATGTTATAGCTGTATCAATCTATGTAAACCCAGGGCAATTTTCACCAAATGAAGACCTTTCCACATACCCTTCTGACTTTGATGGTGATATCCGAAAGCTTATGTCTGTTCCTGGTGGTGTTGATGTTGTCTTCCATCCCCACAATTTGTATGACTATGGAAATGATAAGAGGAATAGTAATGTTGCAATTGAGAGTGACAAAACGGTGTCTTGTGTTGATCAAGGTGGATTTGGGCATGAAACTTGGGTTAGGGTTGAAAATCTTCAAAAGGGTCTTTGTGGAAATAGCAGACCTATTTTTTTTAGAGGTGTTGCTACCATTGTGACCAAGTTATTTAATATAGTGGAGCCTGATGTAGCTGTCTTTGGAAAAAAAGATTATCAGCAGTGGCGAATTATTCAAAGAATG GTTCGAGATCTTGATTTTTCcattaaaattgttggttctGAAATAACCCGTGAGGATGATGGCTTGGCAATGAGTTCGCGTAATGTGCGCCTTTCAATGAAAGACAGGCAAAat GCACTATCTATAAATAAATCTTTGTTAAAAGCTAAATCAGCAGCAGCAGATGGTCAGGTGCATTCTGAGAAGTTGAGAAACTTAGTGATCCAATGTATTACTGAGGCTGGTGGACAGATTGATTATGTTGAG ATTGTTGAtcaagagaatttggagaaagTGGAGTTTATCAATGGCCCTGTTGTCTTGTGTGTTGCAGCATGGTTTGGGAAAGTGAGACTTATAGACAACATGGAAATTAACTTAAAAATGGATGTGAGGAAATGA